A DNA window from Brassica napus cultivar Da-Ae chromosome A4, Da-Ae, whole genome shotgun sequence contains the following coding sequences:
- the LOC106444880 gene encoding protein TRANSPORT INHIBITOR RESPONSE 1, which produces MYKRVSLSFPEEVLEHVFSFIHVDKDRNSVSLVCKSWYEIERWCRRKVFVGNCYAVSPGRVIRRFPKLRSVELKGKPHFADFNLVPEGWGGYVYPWIEAMSTSYTWLEEIRLKRMVVSDECLELIAKSFKNFKVLVLSSCEGFSTDGLAAIAASCRNLRELDLRESDVDDVSGHWLSHFPDTYTSLVSLNISCLSSELSFSALERLVTRCPSLKSLKLNRAVPLEKLAILLQRAPQLEEFGTGGYTADVRPDVFSDLSVALSGCKKLKCLSGFWDAAPAYLPAVYSVCCRVTTLNLSYATVQSYDLVKLLSQCPKLQRLWVLDYIEDTGLEVLASTCKDLRELRVFPSDPFVMEANVALTEQGLVSVSMGCPKLESVLYFCRQMTNDALVTIARNRPNMTRFRLCIIEPKAPDHMTLEPLDVGFGAIVEHCKNLRRLSLSGLLTDKVFEYIGTYAKKMEMLSVAFAGESDLGMHHVLSGCDSLRKLEIRDCPFGDKALLANASKLETMRSLWMSSCSVSFGACKLLGQKMPKLNVEVIDERGPPDSRPESCPVERVFIYRTVAGPRFDMPGFVWNMDQQHSTMRVCQGNGHY; this is translated from the exons atgtATAAGCGAGTGTCGTTATCGTTTCCAGAAGAAGTCCTCGAGCACGTATTCTCGTTTATACACGTGGACAAGGACAGGAACTCGGTGTCCCTGGTGTGCAAGTCGTGGTACGAGATCGAGCGGTGGTGCAGGAGGAAAGTCTTCGTCGGGAACTGCTACGCGGTGAGCCCCGGGAGGGTGATAAGGAGGTTCCCGAAGCTGAGATCCGTGGAGCTGAAGGGGAAGCCGCACTTCGCGGACTTCAATTTGGTGCCGGAGGGGTGGGGAGGGTACGTGTACCCGTGGATAGAGGCGATGTCGACGTCGTACACGTGGCTGGAGGAGATAAGGCTGAAGAGGATGGTGGTGAGCGACGAGTGCTTGGAGCTCATCGCTAAGTCCTTTAAGAATTTTAAGGTTCTCGTGCTTTCTTCCTGCGAAGGCTTCTCCACCGATGGCCTCGCTGCTATCGCCGCCTCTTGCAG GAATCTGAGAGAGCTTGATTTGCGTGAGAGTGATGTTGACGATGTTAGCGGCCACTGGCTTAGCCATTTCCCAGACACATACACTTCTTTGGTATCTCTCAATATCTCTTGCTTATCCTCTGAGCTCAGTTTCTCTGCTCTCGAAAGGCTGGTGACTAGGTGTCCCTCTCTCAAGTCTCTCAAGCTTAACCGAGCTGTTCCTCTCGAAAAACTGGCTATTTTACTTCAAAGAGCGCCTCAGCTTGAGGAATTTGGTACCGGTGGCTACACTGCTGATGTGCGTCCAGATGTGTTCTCTGATTTGTCCGTGGCTCTCTCTGGCTGCAAGAAGTTGAAGTGCTTATCTGGGTTTTGGGATGCTGCTCCTGCTTATCTTCCAGCTGTTTATTCCGTTTGCTGTCGGGTTACTACTTTGAACCTGAGTTATGCGACGGTTCAGAGTTATGATCTTGTCAAGCTTCTTAGCCAATGTCCTAAATTGCAGCGTCTCTGG GTGTTGGATTACATCGAGGATACTGGTCTTGAAGTGCTTGCTTCAACCTGCAAGGACCTCCGCGAGCTGAGAGTGTTTCCGTCTGACCCTTTTGTCATGGAGGCAAACGTTGCATTGACGGAACAAGGGCTTGTCTCGGTCTCTATGGGCTGTCCAAAACTCGAGTCGGTTCTCTACTTCTGCCGTCAAATGACCAATGATGCGTTGGTAACCATTGCTAGGAACCGTCCCAACATGACCCGCTTCCGTTTGTGCATCATTGAGCCGAAAGCCCCTGACCATATGACTCTAGAGCCACTGGACGTGGGATTTGGAGCCATAGTTGAGCACTGCAAAAACCTCCGGCGGCTCTCCCTGTCAGGGCTCTTGACCGACAAGGTTTTCGAATACATTGGGACGTATGCAAAGAAGATGGAGATGCTGTCAGTGGCGTTTGCAGGAGAGAGTGACTTGGGGATGCATCATGTGTTGTCAGGGTGCGATAGTTTGAGGAAGCTAGAGATAAGGGACTGCCCGTTTGGAGACAAGGCGCTATTGGCCAATGCTTCGAAGCTGGAGACAATGCGATCTCTTTGGATGTCTTCTTGCTCGGTGAGTTTTGGAGCCTGCAAGTTATTAGGACAGAAGATGCCAAAGCTCAATGTGGAAGTCATCGATGAAAGGGGTCCGCCGGACTCGAGACCGGAGAGCTGCCCTGTTGAGAGAGTGTTCATATACCGAACAGTGGCGGGTCCTCGGTTTGACATGCCTGGCTTCGTCTGGAACATGGACCAACAACACTCAACCATGAGGGTTTGCCAGGGAAATGGTCACTACTAA